The Bradyrhizobium ottawaense genome window below encodes:
- a CDS encoding glycine zipper domain-containing protein: MLRGLRIGSFGIAACLTVAMAVPAHEAAAQDAIGGAIIGCVGGAILGGALGGGRGAAIGAVVGAGTGAAIASEGERRRSGYYAYQRGCYMQRPDGYYVRVDHRYCY; encoded by the coding sequence ATGCTTCGAGGTCTTCGCATTGGAAGTTTTGGAATCGCGGCCTGTCTGACGGTTGCGATGGCGGTGCCGGCGCATGAGGCGGCGGCCCAGGATGCCATCGGCGGCGCGATCATCGGCTGCGTCGGCGGGGCGATCCTCGGTGGTGCGCTCGGCGGAGGCAGGGGGGCTGCCATCGGTGCCGTCGTCGGTGCCGGCACGGGCGCCGCGATCGCCTCCGAAGGCGAGCGCCGCCGCTCCGGCTACTACGCCTATCAGCGCGGCTGCTACATGCAGAGGCCGGACGGCTACTACGTCCGGGTCGATCACAGGTATTGC